CTCGCCCGCACCGATCTGGGACGCCTGGCCGATCCTGCTGCTGCCGCTCCTTGTCGGCATCAGCGTCGCCTACAAAGCCATGAAGGTGCCGACGGCAAGTCGGCTCTTGCCAGAGACGTTGAAGCTAACCCTTTACCTCACGCTGGGTCTAATCGGCGCAGCCGTCGCGCTGACCGTCCTGGTCGGCTTCGTCCTCTAGCACTCGTTACCATCTGCGGTGTCGGGTCGCACGGAGGCGAACCTCGGCTCCACGTCAACGTCGTACTCGCCAGCGGGCACCATCGCCCGCGCAAGCTACTCATCCCTCCGAAGATGCACCCCACCGCCGCCTCCCGATCCCTCGCCCGCCGACGTTTGTCGCGGAGCGTCGTCGAAACCCTCGAACACCGCCGACTGCTCAGCGTCGCCGGCCCCGTCGTCGAGGTCGACATCAACTTCGCCGACAAGGAGCAACGCATCGACGGCTTCGGCTCGTCGGTCATCGACTGGGACTCGCCCGAGGCGTACGAGCGGGCCGAGTTCTACAACGAGGTCGCCAACGACCTGGGCTCGACGATCGTCCGCATTCCCGCCAGCCGGGAGTTCGAGGACATCAACGACGACGACGATCCGTACACGTCCGACCCGGACAACTTCTACTCGCTGGCGCTCAAGCCGACGATGGAGTACGTCCAGGAGTTGGAGAAGCGGCAGGACCAGACGGTCCTGCTGGGCGTCTGGTCGCCGCCCTGGTTCATGAAGGTCAGCCATGACTACCGCGGCGGGGCGGGCAACGTGAAGCCGGAGATGCGGCTCGAGTTCGCCGAATACCTCGCCGAGTACGTCATCGCGGCCGAGCGCGACTGGGGCGTGACGATCGACGTCGTCGCTCTGCAGAACGAGCCGCTGTTCGTCCAGACGTTCCCCAACGCCCACTACACGCCTCACACGATGGCCGAGACCTTCGTCGTGGTGCACGACTACTTCCAGCTGCGCGGCCTGGACACGAAGTTGATGATCGCCGAGGACCTCAACTTCGGCCGGCGATTCGAGGAATGGACCGGCGCGCTCGTCGACGCCTACGACCGCCGCAACCGGGACTTGCCAGAAGAACTCATCTGGGGCACCCACTTCGGGCCGACCACCGACACCAAGGTCTGGGAAGACGTCACGCAGCAGACCAATCGGGCGATCTGGTCGACCGAGTCGGGTGGCAAGGGCACCACCAGCATCTCTGGGGGCCTTGCTTACCTCGAAGAGACGCTCCTCTACCTCGACGACGGCAAGCTCAGCGCTCACATCACCTGGCAGAGCGTCGGCGACGGCACCAGCAGCTGGTACTACCTCGACGGCGTCGACGAGAACGGCGACGACTTCTTCCAGAAGAGCGGCACCTACGCCGCCACCAAGCACATCGCCCGCTGGGTCCGCCCGGGCAGCAACCTGGTCGAATCGAGCATGACCAACCGCGATCTGGACGGCTCCGGCGGCGGACGCGTCATCGCCGCCGCCTTCGAAACCGCCGAGAACGACGCCAACACCGTCGTCCTGACCAACCGCGCCCAGTTCGACCGCGAAGTCGTCATCAACCTCAACAACTTCGACACGCACGGCATGGGTGGCGACGACTGGCGTGCCTACTTCACCGAAGAGGCCGACAACGGCCAGCAGGAAACCTGGGTTCGTCTGGCCTCGCAGGACGGCACGGGCGAGGTGCCGCTGACCGTCTCGCCCGACGGCACGTCCATCTCGTTCGTCATGCCCGCCCGGTCGATGCTGACGCTCACGAATATCGACGGCGAACCCATCGACGCCGTCGAGGCCGACGCGACCCGCATCTACCAGTACGCCCAGCAAGGCATCGGCCTGCAGCGGATGAGCTACTTCCACCGCGTCGTCGGCGTCGGCTGGCAGCAGGGCGTGCTTCAGGAGATCACCGACTCCCGCATGCTGCAGGTCTTCGAGCCCAGTGGCCGAAACGTGCTCCACCTCGCCGCTGGCATTAACAACGGCGACATCACCAACACGCTCAGCCACGTGCTGGACCGGGCCGAGATCCTGGGCATGGACATCAACGCCCAGGGCTTCGACGGCATGACGCCGCTCATGATTGCATCGGCCTCGCAGATGGCCGGCATCTCGTTCACGACCGACGTCGGCGGCATCTTCCTCGTTCAGCCCGAGGACACCCGCGCTCGCATCAACACGCTCATCGACGCCGGCGGCGACCTCCACGTCAAGGACGACCACGGGCGGACCGCGCTCCACTGGTCGGC
This Planctomycetota bacterium DNA region includes the following protein-coding sequences:
- a CDS encoding ankyrin repeat domain-containing protein — encoded protein: MHPTAASRSLARRRLSRSVVETLEHRRLLSVAGPVVEVDINFADKEQRIDGFGSSVIDWDSPEAYERAEFYNEVANDLGSTIVRIPASREFEDINDDDDPYTSDPDNFYSLALKPTMEYVQELEKRQDQTVLLGVWSPPWFMKVSHDYRGGAGNVKPEMRLEFAEYLAEYVIAAERDWGVTIDVVALQNEPLFVQTFPNAHYTPHTMAETFVVVHDYFQLRGLDTKLMIAEDLNFGRRFEEWTGALVDAYDRRNRDLPEELIWGTHFGPTTDTKVWEDVTQQTNRAIWSTESGGKGTTSISGGLAYLEETLLYLDDGKLSAHITWQSVGDGTSSWYYLDGVDENGDDFFQKSGTYAATKHIARWVRPGSNLVESSMTNRDLDGSGGGRVIAAAFETAENDANTVVLTNRAQFDREVVINLNNFDTHGMGGDDWRAYFTEEADNGQQETWVRLASQDGTGEVPLTVSPDGTSISFVMPARSMLTLTNIDGEPIDAVEADATRIYQYAQQGIGLQRMSYFHRVVGVGWQQGVLQEITDSRMLQVFEPSGRNVLHLAAGINNGDITNTLSHVLDRAEILGMDINAQGFDGMTPLMIASASQMAGISFTTDVGGIFLVQPEDTRARINTLIDAGGDLHVKDDHGRTALHWSAITARAEVSTTIDVVSPHTKLLLEQGADANKVDAFGRTAYDWAILEGNPEAAAELAAWTTDTAAPELLAVESQMSGSYIGATLTFDEAIGTVSDGDFVLVRDDGTTASTRIRSVTTLAGGNTQVVVEAVDGMFLPAGHWRVYPTGNVQDLAGNAFELPPESRGMFGFSSAELDYLPADFDGDQAVTLADFAILRANFNSPGLTGGDANGDGWVNLIDFALLRTSFGVSLIGGPDGDFGGRESTPAMDIIADFAGGLDDGNGFDSGPSNRSVAAYSPTSDTPFSRGGLFDADDEV